CGTGCCAGCTGGTGCCGGGATGGCTTCCAGATTCACCAGGGCCTGACGCAACGCCTCACGGGCGTAGCCCATGGCCCGGTCTTCGCCGAGGAAGTAACGATAATCGGTGCGACCGCCGCCGCCATGTCCGCCACGCTCGCGACGGCCATTCTGCTCCACGATCACGCTGACGTTAAAACGCACCAACGGGCGCACGTCCGCAGCCAGGCTGCCATCTGTAGACGCAACAAGAATGCGCTCCCAGACACCGGCCATGCTCACGGTCACTTGCTGAATACGTGAATCGAGCGCGCGCGTCGCGACGTCGATACGCTTGAGTAACTCGACCTTTTCAGCGCGGGTCATGACTTCCAGCGGGTTGTCCGGACCGTACAACTGCGCAACGTCCTGAGTGGTGAACGCTTGCACACGGCCGTTTTGCCCGGCGCGAGAGATCGAACGCGCCGCACGCGCTGCCAGGGTCAACGCTTCGGGGGTAATGGCGTTGCTGTAGGCAAATCCGGTTTTCTCGCCCGACTGGGCCCGCACGCCAACGCCCTGATCGAGGTTGAAGCTGCCTTCTTTGACGATGCCGTCTTCAAGCGCCCAGGATTCGGAAATCTGCCCCTGGAAATACAGGTCAGCGGCGTCGATTCCGGGGCCGGCAAGCTCGCCCAGCACTGACTGCAGGCTGTCGATGCTCAGGCCGCCGGGCGCCAGAAGGTGTTCGCTGACAGAGGACAAGTCGCTCATATTCACTCCGGGGTATTAGCAGGCCGCACAGCGCCCTGCGAAAAAAATCGCCGGTGATTCGACACCGGCATCCGCGCCCGTATGGACGCTTGTTCTTGACTGTCTCGTTGGGCCAGCAGCACGGCTTCACCCTGTGCCTGCTCGGCCAACACGCGGCCCCATGGATCTATGATCGCCGCGTGCCCAAATGTTTCCCTCGGCCCTTGATGGACCCCACCCTGCGCGGCCGCCAGTACGTAGCACTGGGTTTCAATGGCACGCGCACGCAGCAGGGTTTCCCAGTGCGCCGCGCCGGTCACAGCAGTGAAGGCCGACGGCGCGGTAATCAACTCGGCACCCGCCTCCCGCAACGCGGTGTACAACTCCGGAAAACGGAGGTCGTAACACACCGTCAGACCTAGCTTGCCGACAGGCGTGTCGACCACCACTACGCTATTGCCGTGGGCATAGTCATCGGACTCTCGGTAACGCCCGCGACTGTCGGCCACGTCCACATCGAACAGGTGCAGCTTGTCGTAACGCGCCAACGTCTGGCCGTGTTCGTCGACCAACAGCGAACACGCAGTGACTTTGCCCTCGGGCTGATCATCGGGAGGCAGCGGCAATGTTCCGGCGACTATCCATAACGTGAGGTCGCGAGCGGCCAGTTTCAACCATGGAAGAATGGGGCCTTCGCCATACGCCTCGGCGCGGCCGATATCAGCGACATCGCGCCGGCCCATGGCGGCGAAATTTTCAGGCAGCACCGCAAGCTTCGCACCCGAGGCGGCCGCCTGCTCCAGCAGGCGGCGGGCTTGAGCAAGGTTGCCCTGAACATCGCTCTGACTGACCATTTGAATCACGGCAAAGGACATAACCACTCCTCACTCGATAGACCGGTACTGTACTCCAAGCACCGGACGCAGGCTCATGTCGTCTGGCTATTGCAGCTTTTCAAAAGGTTTATCGAAGGTGATCTTCGGCTCTTTCCACGGGCCTTCGACTTTGTACTGGACACTGGCTAACCGGGAGACGCGATCACCCAGCAGCTTGTCGACCAGAAACAACGCCCCGCCAATGGCCGGGGCACCGACCAGCAACGCTGCGATGGGCAGGTTATTGGTGACCTGTAACGTCACCAGCAACTTCGCATCGACACGGTCTTTGACCATGTCCAGCGTGCCGTTGAGCTCAAGATTGGTAGAGGGGCCAGTCATGGTGATCGGATCACGCGTGACATAGACGCCGTCACTGGCCACCAGCAGGCCTTTGACACGGTCGTAACTCAGGCCCTTGCCAAGCAAGTCGGAGAAGTCCAGGCGCAGACGGCGACCAATCGAATTGAAGTTGAGCAAGCCGAACACACGCAGCGCCGTAGCACCGCCTTCCACTTCAACGAACGAGCCGTTGCGCAACGTGGCATCAAGGCTGCCTGAATAGCGTTTGAGACCCACCCACGCTGGCGAACCCGGCCAGCGACCGTCCGCATTCATCTCGAATTCCTGACTGGTCACCGTGGGCGCGAAACCCCATGCCTTGAGGATATCGGCCAGGTTCTTGCCCGTGACCTGCCCTTTGAACCAACTGCTGGTAGAACCCGGCGTACCTTCCCAGCCGCCGTTGCCCTTGAGCAACATGCCTTTGAGGCCCAGGTCCATGTCGGCTAGCTGCATACCATTGGCGGTCGGGCGGGTTTTCAATGACCATGCGCCCAGCAGTTGATCGCCCTGAAACACCTGAGTGACCTTGAGGTTCATCGACGGAATCTTGTGCGGATCGACATCAGCCAGCGGATCCGGCGCGTTTTCGACCACCGCAGCGTTCGGGTCAGGTGCCGGCAAGCGGATGTACAACAGGTTGATGTCGATGGGCGTGACCTTGCTGTCGGGTAACGTGGCCGTACCTTTCATCAGCGAGCTGTCCAGCGCCAGCGCCCAGGCAGCAGCGTTGCGATTGAGTTGAACGCTGGTTTGATTCAGCGTTAAACCCATGACGGTCAGTTTGCCGATCTGTAAATCCACGCTATTGACCAGTTGTTTTGCACTGTCTCCGGCATCATCGCCCGCGTAGCGCGCGACCATCGCCTGCCACGGCGCAACGTCCAGCTCGTCGAGAGAACCGCGCACCCTCAAGCCTTTCGCATCCGGCACTATCGCCCCGCCTTCGCCGATGAACAGCTCGCCGCGCCCATCGTCGAACTTGCCACCGGGGGCTGCGAACGCGAAGTTGGCAAGATTCCCGTAGCCGGCACTCAAGCGTCGCTCGGCACCCTGCAGGTTCATGCTGAAGTCGCTTTCGCGCTCTTCATCGGCCGCTTTGCCAAAGGGCGCGGGCAGGTCGACCGCCAGGCCTTTGAGGTTGGAATTGACCCGCAACTGGCTGTCGGCTCCGTTCAGCGTCACTTGCAACTGATAAGGCAGATCCCCTGAGACCGGCAGCGACTGGGTGACTCCAAGCCAGTCAGAGAGGCGTTTGACGCCGATCTGACTATTGGCGGCGATGCGTGTCACAGGCGCCCCCGGCTTGCCTTCGGCGAAAATCTGCGCCGTCACCGGTTTTTCGAACGCGATGGCCTTGATGTTCTTGCCGCTCAGCCCTTTGGTGTAATCGAAACGGAATTCACCTTTGAGCTGCGTCAGCTCCAGCGAAGGTTCTGCGAGCTTGAGCCGCGCGCCGTCGGTCTTAAAGTCAACGATGACTTTCGGCTCCTGGCCCTTGACCAGCGGAATATCGAGGTTGATATGCCCCTGCAGCGGCCCATCGCCCTGCCACCCGGCAAACGTCTGCGCCGTGCCGATGGGCGCTTCCTGAAGAATCTTCACGCCGTCGCCGAGCCCACCGGAAAAGTCACCGTCGACCAACAAACGGCTCGGCTGATTTGCCGAAACGTGCGGCACATCGACCGACACTTTGCTGACCTGAGTATTGAGCAGTCGGCCTTTGGAGGCGCGGACACGCACGCCACTGTTCTCCACGAACACGTTGCCATCGACGCCGGTCAGTTGCGGCCAGCCCGGCTGGAAAGCCAGCGTTGCGTTGCGCACTTTGAAGAACAGGCTGATGACGCGCGACACATCCGACGCATTCTTGTTGATAGAACCCTGGTACTGGAAAAACCCTTGATCGACATTGCCGCCGAGAATCGCTGTACGCAGCCATTCATCGAGCGCAGGGCTCAACACTTCCGGCAAATACTTGGCGGTGTAGCGCCCGTCGCCATCGACCATGCCCACGCGCAGGTCCATGTAGTCTTCCTGGGTGTGATCAAAGTTCAGACGGATCAGAAAGTCGCTGGCAATCTTGCCTTCGTCGCCCAGCACCTTGATGTAAGGCGCGATCAAGGTAAAACCCTGGTCGTCCACTGCATAGTTCAAGCGCGCTTCGGCGTGTTTATAACGCCACTGGTTGGCGAATATCGGGTCCAGATGCAGCATGAAGTCGTCGGTGTTCAACCGCAGCTCGCCCTGACCGAGGTCACCCGTGATCGAGCCGCTGACGTTACCCGCCGCCGGGGCACCCAAGTAGGCGTCAAAGCCAACTTTATCCAGGTTGGCGGCGAAGCTCAGGCGCTTGGCACCCGTGGCCTGCGGGCGGTAGTCGATCAGTGCATTGCGCAGCCCTCCGGTGACTTTCAAATGATCGACGATGGTCATGACTTTGTCAGGCAAAGGCGCCAACGAGTCGAGAAGCGAAGTGATCGGCGTCAGGTCCAGCCGATCCGCCTGTAGCTGCCAGACCTCTTCGCTGTCGGACGTTGCCACCGACTGCTGCAGTTGCATTCGGCTTTCCCACCGCTTGCTTCCCAGATTCATCGCCAGCGAGTCCAGTGTCACTGTGAGCCCGCTGTCGCCGCGTTTGGCCCACGCATTGAGCGCAAGATTCTCGATCTGGCTCGGCTTGCGATCAGCGTAATTACCCTTGAACAAAGGCGCGTTCAGCCGGGCGACTGCGCTCTGCACTGTGCCCTTGCCCCAGCTCAACCACAACTCGCCGCCAGCTTTGAGGCTTTTGATTTTCCAGTCGCGGGTCAGGCTTTTCGGCAACCATTGCGCCCATTCGCTTTGCGGCAGGCTCAAGTAGGCATCGGCTTCACCATCACGCCATTGTTGAGCCTGGACACGAGATTTGACGTTCAGCGCGAGCGGCTGGCCGTCCGGCAAGGTCAGTCGGGCATCGAGACGCTGGTGTGTGCTGCCGGTTTTCAGTGTCAGGCTGACATACGTGAGGGTGAGCGGCGCTTGAGCGTAGGGCTGGAGGGTAATCTGGCTGTCGAACACCGAAAGCCGCGAGACCATTTGCATCTGCGTAAGTACTTGCTCGGGTTCAAGGGATGTCTGGTTGCTGATCGGCAGCCCTTCAAGCGACCAGTGCCCATCCTTGTCTTCGCTCAGGCCTATGCTCACGCCGTCGAGCTCGATATTGGCCAGTCGCACCTCGCGGGCCATCAGGCTGCCCCAAAGGTCAGGCACCGCACGCACCTGATCGAGGCGCAGCGCACTGGCGCCCTCGCCCACCATGACATCGCGGGCTACGAACTCAGGTACGAACCTGCTCCAGCTGCCTTCGAGTCGACCGATGCTGAGCGGCATGCCCAAGGCAGCCTGCGCCTTGTTTTGCACCTCAATGCGGTATTCGGCAACCATCGGCGCCAGTTCGCGGCCCACGCTGACATACAGCGCAGTCAGCACCACGATCAACGCGCACAGGCTCAGGCCCCAACGCAGCAACGCTGCGAAAAACCGGGTCAGACGCTCCATGTGTCCGCGCCTCCCGTCAGGCAGAGCGCAAACAGCAACCGGCTCAGTCGTGCAGGTGTCGGTACTTCCCGGAAGTGCTCATTTACCACGCAACATTCTCTTTAAAGGGCATCCATGCCGTCGGCCCCTCGGGCTCGACTTTCTGATTTTGTCATTCGTCATGCATCGCGGAGCGTGCTTAAGCACAGTCAGAGCAGGACAACGTCGTATTGTTCCTGCGAATACATCGTTTCAACCTGGAAACGAATGGTTCGGCCGATGAACGCTTCAAGTTCTGCCACATTGCCAGACTCTTCATCGAGCAGCCGATCAACGACTTTCTGGTTGGCCAACACCCGGTAACCTATCGCTTGATACGCACGGGCTTCACGCAGGATCTCACGGAAAATTTCGTAGCAGATGGTTTCAGGGGTCTTCAGCTTGCCGCGGCCCTGACAGCTGCTGCATGGCTCACACAGCACCTGCTCAAGGCTTTCGCGGGTGCGTTTGCGCGTCATCTGCACCAAGCCCAGTTCAGTAATGCCGATGATGTTGGTCTTGGCATGGTCGCGTTCGAGCTGCTTTTCCAGCGTGCGCAGAACCTGCCGCTGATGCTCGGCGTCTTCCATGTCAATGAAGTCGATGATGATGATGCCGCCCATGTTGCGCAGGCGCATCTGCCTGGCAATCGCGGTGGCGGCTTCCAGGTTGGTCTTGAAAATGGTTTCTTCGAGATTGCGATGACCGACGAACGCACCAGTATTGACATCAATGGTGGTCATGGCTTCAGCGGGGTCGATCACCAGATACCCCCCGGACTTGAGCGGCACCTTGCGCTCCAGGGCTTTCTGGATTTCGTCTTCGACGCCATACAGGTCAAAGATTGGCCGTTCGCCCGGATAGTGCTCGAGACGGTCGGCGATCTCTGGCATCAGTTCGGCAACAAATTGCGTGGTCTTTTGAAATGTCTCACGCGAATCGATGCGAATCTTCTCGATCCTCGGGCTGACGAGATCACGCAAGGTACGCAGTGCAAGGCCGAGGTCTTCGTAAATGACGCTGGGCGCACCGATGGTTTTGATCTGTTCGCCAATCTGATCCCAGAGCCTGCGCAGGTAGCGGATGTCCATCAGGATTTCATCAGCGCCTGCACCTTCAGCCGCCGTGCGCAGGATAAAACCGCCCTTCTCCTTGATGCCTTCTTGCACCACGCAATCGCTGACCACCTTCTTCAAGCGCTCGCGTTCGGCCTCATCCTCAATCTTGAGGGAAATGCCCACGTGCGCCGTGCGGGGCATGTACACCAGATAGCGCGAGGGGATCGATAGCTGAGTGGTAAGACGTGCACCTTTGCTGCCAATCGGGTCTTTGGTGACTTGCACCACAAGGCTTTGACCGTCATGCACCAACGAAGCAATGCCTTCGACCGCCGGGCCTTCACGCATGGATATTTCCGATGCATGAATGAACGCGGCGCGGTCCAGGCCGATGTCAATGAACGCTGCCTGCATACCCGGCAACACACGTACAACTTTGCCTTTGTAAATATTGCCGACGATCCCGCGACGCTGGGTGCGCTCGACGTGGACTTCCTGCAGAACACCATTTTCGACAACCGCCACGCGCGACTCCATCGGCGTGATGTTGATCAGAATCTCTTCACTCATGACGGGTTACCTTCCATGCATTGCCAACAGGGTATGCCGAAACGCTGGAGGATTTCTGCGGTTTCGCACAGTGGCAAACCAACGACTGCGGAATAGCTGCCATTGAGACTCTCGACGAAAATAGCGGCCAACCCCTGAATCGCATAACTGCCGGCCTTGTCTTGCGGCTCGCCGCTGGCCCAGTAAGCGCGTGCTTCTTCGGCAGACACTGCGCGAAACCTGACGCGACTGCTGACCGTGCGCGTCTCGCAGCGCTGTTGATCAACCACCGCAACGGCGGTAAGCACCTCGTGTTCGCGGTTCGACAACGCGGCAAGCATCGCCAACGCGTCGGCTTCGTCCACCGGCTTGCCCAGAATTCGGCCATCGAGAACCACAGCGGTGTCTGCACCCAGCACGCAGGCGGTTGGGTAACCTGAGTCATTGGCCAGCGACAGCAGGCCAGCATCGGCTTTGCCGCGCGCCAGACGCGCGACGTAATCAGTTGGAGATTCGTTTTGAAGCGGGGTTTCGTCAATATCAGCAGCAAGCGTGGTGAACGTCACGCCGATCTGGGAGAGCAATTCGCGCCGACGAGGGGAGCCAGAGGCCAGGTGAAGTTGGGGCATGGGACGTCTCCGTGTCAGTGATTTCAGCTTGGACTGCTTACGCGGTAGGGCGCGAGCGAGCTTTCTGCCGTTGCATTTCTTTGTGGGAGGGAGCTTGCTCGCGAAAGTCTCTCTGCTTCCGGCATATGTTTAGCCGGGCCAAAGCATCGCGAGCAAGCTCCCTCCCACCAAGCCAGCACCCGGTGGCCTCACATACTCAATTTATCTTCAATCGCGTGCGCAACCCGCGCAAACCATAGCTTACCCACGGCCACAACAACGCGCTGACCAAAGCCGGTAAAACGAGTGCAAGCGTCGGCTGGCGGTTACCGGTAAGCGCGCTGAGCCAGAGCTGGACCAGTTGGGCCAGACCGAAAATCACCAGAATCACCAGGCACTGCTGCCACATCGGGAACATGCGCAAACGCTGTTGCAGGGACAGCACCAGGAACGTAATCAGCGTCAGAATCAGCGCGTTCTGGCCGAGCAAGGTGCCATAGAGCACGTCTTCAGCCAGGCCGAGCATCCAGGCAGTGACCATGCCGACCTTGTGCGGCAGGGCCAGCGCCCAGAACGCCAACAGCAGCGCAAGCCACAGCGGACGGAAGATTTCCATGAACTGCGGCAGCGGTGAAACGCTCAACAACAGGCCGATGGCGAAGGTCAACCAGACCACCCAGCCGTTTCTCGGGGGGGCATGACGAGCCATTATTCTTCCCTCTGCCGTGGCGTTTCAGGCGCAGACCTTGGTGTAGCTGGCGCAGACCTTGACGTGGATGGCGCCGTTGTCGCTGGCGCAGTGCCCGTTGCAGGTTTAGCAGGCGGCTTCGCGACGGGCTTGGTGGTCTGTGTTTTAGCAGGCGTTGCTGCCGCAGGCTGCGCCGTTGAAGTGCTCGGTCCAGGCGTTGCATGAGTGGCCGCAGGCTTGGCCGGGGCCGCCGTTGACGCTGGCGTGGCAGGCAACGTCGCCGAAGGCACGCCCGCAGGATCAGCGGTCTGGCGGTCCAGCGACTCCTGCTGCTGAGCGGCGTCGGCAGCGCGCTCCTCAGGGGAACGGCCGTCAGAGAACACAAGTAACAAATATCGACTGCGATTCAGTGCGGCAGTCGGCACAGCCCGCACGATCGCAAATGGCTGGCCGGAGTCGTGAATCACTTCCTTCACCGTGGCCACCGGATAACCAGCCGGGAAGCGCTGACCCAGGCCAGAGCTGACCAATAGATCGCCTTCCTTGATGTCAGCGGTGTCAGCTACGTGGCGCAGTTCCAGCCGCTCGGGGTTACCGGTACCGCTGGCAATCGCCCGCAAGCCGTTGCGGTTCACCTGAACCGGAATGCTGTGAGTGGTGTCTGTGAGCAACAACACGCGCGAAGTGTAAGGCATCAGTTCAACGACCTGCCCCATCAAGCCACGCGCATCGAGCACCGGTTGCCCCAGAACCACGCCGTCGCGCTCACCTTTGTTGATGATGATGCGATGGGTGAACGGATTCGGGTCCATGCCGATCAACTCGGCCACTTCGACCTTTTCGTTGACCAACGCAGAGGAGTTGAGCAATTCGCGCAGACGCACGTTCTGCTCCGTCAGGGCCGCCAGCTTTTGCAGGCGTCCTTGCAGGAGCAGGTTTTCGGTCTTGAGTTTTTCGTTTTCGGCGGCGAGTTCCGTACGGCTGCCAAACTGGCTGGCAACGCCCTGATAAAGGCGCTCCGGCAGATCGGCAATCCAGTAGGACTGCATCAGCACCAGCGACATCTGACTGCGTACAGGCTTGAGCAAGGTGAAACGCGCGTCCACGACCATGACCGCAACGGACAACACGACCAGCACCAGCAGGCGAACGCCCAGAGACGGGCCTTTTGAGAAAAGCGGTTTAATAGGCCGCTCCTTCCAGGCATGCGTTCGACGGAATACGCTTCAATTGGCTGTGGTTATTCATGCGACATGAAACCGCCCCGGGGCAGATTGACGGAAGTACAGACTGACAGACTTTGAACGCCACGGGGTGACGTCTACACAACGAACACACAGGCAACACCGTGGGTGCCGCCTGTCGGGTTCATCATGGGTAAAACTCCCGCAGCTTATTCGCTGGAGAGCAGGTCCATGGTGTGTTTGTCCATCATCTCCAGCGCACGGCCGCCACCACGAGCAACACAGGTCAGCGGGTCTTCGGCGACGATCACCGGCAGACCGGTTTCCTGAGCCAGCAGCTTATCGAGGTCACGCAGCAATGCGCCGCCACCTGTCAGCACCAGGCCACGCTCGGCGATGTCCGAAGCCAACTCGGGCGGGGATTGCTCCAGCGCGCTTTTAACGGCCTGAACGATGGTTGCCAGGGATTCCTGCAACGCTTCCAGCACTTCGTTGGAGTTCAGGGTAAATGCACGTGGAACGCCTTCTGCAAGGTTACGGCCACGTACGTCGACTTCACGTACTTCGCCACCTGGATAGGCGGTGCCGATTTCCTGCTTGATGCGTTCGGCGGTGGATTCACCGATGAGGCTGCCGTAGTTACGACGTACATAAGTGATGATCGCTTCATCGAAACGGTCGCCGCCTACTCGTACGGATTCTGCGTAAACCACGCCATTCAGGGAGATCAGAGCAATTTCAGTGGTGCCGCCGCCGATGTCGACGACCATCGAGCCACGCGCCTCTTCGACAGGAAGACCGGCGCCGATTGCGGCGGCCATTGGCTCTTCGATCAGGAATACTTCACGAGCGCCTGCACCCAGTGCCGACTCGCGAATGGCACGACGCTCAACCTGGGTGGATTTGCACGGTACGCAAATCAACACACGCGGGCTGGGCTGCAGGAAGCTGTTTTCGTGAACTTTGTTGATGAAATACTGGAGCATCTTTTCGCACACACTGAAGTCGGCGATCACGCCGTCCTTCATCGGACGAATGGCGGCAATGTTACCCGGGGTACGGCCCAGCATACGCTTGGCTTCCATCCCGACAGCAACAACGCTCTTCTGATTTCCGTGGGTCCGAATGGCCACAACCGATGGCTCATTCAGGACAATACCGCGCTCACGCACGTAAATAAGGGTGTTGGCAGTGCCCAGGTCGATGGAAAGATCGCTGGAAAACATGCCACGCAGTTTCTTGAACATGGGAAAGGGACCCTAGGGAACGCGTGGGTAAAAAAGTGCGGCAAACTCTAACAACGACAGGGATTTTGGGCAAGGAGCCAATATGTTAAATTGGCTGTTTTTCCGAGCACTACCCTGGACGTTAGCGGCCTTATGACCGTTTAAAGCGTGTAGTGTTCCGCAATCTGACGTACGGCGCATGCCCTACGCATTCCACTGGAGAACCCCATGG
The DNA window shown above is from Pseudomonas sp. BSw22131 and carries:
- the tldD gene encoding metalloprotease TldD, which produces MSDLSSVSEHLLAPGGLSIDSLQSVLGELAGPGIDAADLYFQGQISESWALEDGIVKEGSFNLDQGVGVRAQSGEKTGFAYSNAITPEALTLAARAARSISRAGQNGRVQAFTTQDVAQLYGPDNPLEVMTRAEKVELLKRIDVATRALDSRIQQVTVSMAGVWERILVASTDGSLAADVRPLVRFNVSVIVEQNGRRERGGHGGGGRTDYRYFLGEDRAMGYAREALRQALVNLEAIPAPAGTLPVVLGSGWSGVLLHEAVGHGLEGDFNRKGSSAYSGRMGEMVASKLCTIVDDGTLAGRRGSLSVDDEGTPTECTTLIENGVLKGYMQDKLNARLMGVARTGNGRRESYAHLPMPRMTNTYMLGGQSDPAEIIASVKRGIYCANLGGGQVDITSGKFVFSTSEAYLIEDGKITTPVKGATLIGNGPEAMSRVSMVGNDLALDSGVGTCGKDGQSLPVGVGQPTLKIDAITVGGTGS
- a CDS encoding carbon-nitrogen hydrolase family protein, whose amino-acid sequence is MSFAVIQMVSQSDVQGNLAQARRLLEQAAASGAKLAVLPENFAAMGRRDVADIGRAEAYGEGPILPWLKLAARDLTLWIVAGTLPLPPDDQPEGKVTACSLLVDEHGQTLARYDKLHLFDVDVADSRGRYRESDDYAHGNSVVVVDTPVGKLGLTVCYDLRFPELYTALREAGAELITAPSAFTAVTGAAHWETLLRARAIETQCYVLAAAQGGVHQGPRETFGHAAIIDPWGRVLAEQAQGEAVLLAQRDSQEQASIRARMPVSNHRRFFSQGAVRPANTPE
- a CDS encoding YhdP family protein, producing the protein MERLTRFFAALLRWGLSLCALIVVLTALYVSVGRELAPMVAEYRIEVQNKAQAALGMPLSIGRLEGSWSRFVPEFVARDVMVGEGASALRLDQVRAVPDLWGSLMAREVRLANIELDGVSIGLSEDKDGHWSLEGLPISNQTSLEPEQVLTQMQMVSRLSVFDSQITLQPYAQAPLTLTYVSLTLKTGSTHQRLDARLTLPDGQPLALNVKSRVQAQQWRDGEADAYLSLPQSEWAQWLPKSLTRDWKIKSLKAGGELWLSWGKGTVQSAVARLNAPLFKGNYADRKPSQIENLALNAWAKRGDSGLTVTLDSLAMNLGSKRWESRMQLQQSVATSDSEEVWQLQADRLDLTPITSLLDSLAPLPDKVMTIVDHLKVTGGLRNALIDYRPQATGAKRLSFAANLDKVGFDAYLGAPAAGNVSGSITGDLGQGELRLNTDDFMLHLDPIFANQWRYKHAEARLNYAVDDQGFTLIAPYIKVLGDEGKIASDFLIRLNFDHTQEDYMDLRVGMVDGDGRYTAKYLPEVLSPALDEWLRTAILGGNVDQGFFQYQGSINKNASDVSRVISLFFKVRNATLAFQPGWPQLTGVDGNVFVENSGVRVRASKGRLLNTQVSKVSVDVPHVSANQPSRLLVDGDFSGGLGDGVKILQEAPIGTAQTFAGWQGDGPLQGHINLDIPLVKGQEPKVIVDFKTDGARLKLAEPSLELTQLKGEFRFDYTKGLSGKNIKAIAFEKPVTAQIFAEGKPGAPVTRIAANSQIGVKRLSDWLGVTQSLPVSGDLPYQLQVTLNGADSQLRVNSNLKGLAVDLPAPFGKAADEERESDFSMNLQGAERRLSAGYGNLANFAFAAPGGKFDDGRGELFIGEGGAIVPDAKGLRVRGSLDELDVAPWQAMVARYAGDDAGDSAKQLVNSVDLQIGKLTVMGLTLNQTSVQLNRNAAAWALALDSSLMKGTATLPDSKVTPIDINLLYIRLPAPDPNAAVVENAPDPLADVDPHKIPSMNLKVTQVFQGDQLLGAWSLKTRPTANGMQLADMDLGLKGMLLKGNGGWEGTPGSTSSWFKGQVTGKNLADILKAWGFAPTVTSQEFEMNADGRWPGSPAWVGLKRYSGSLDATLRNGSFVEVEGGATALRVFGLLNFNSIGRRLRLDFSDLLGKGLSYDRVKGLLVASDGVYVTRDPITMTGPSTNLELNGTLDMVKDRVDAKLLVTLQVTNNLPIAALLVGAPAIGGALFLVDKLLGDRVSRLASVQYKVEGPWKEPKITFDKPFEKLQ
- the rng gene encoding ribonuclease G, translated to MSEEILINITPMESRVAVVENGVLQEVHVERTQRRGIVGNIYKGKVVRVLPGMQAAFIDIGLDRAAFIHASEISMREGPAVEGIASLVHDGQSLVVQVTKDPIGSKGARLTTQLSIPSRYLVYMPRTAHVGISLKIEDEAERERLKKVVSDCVVQEGIKEKGGFILRTAAEGAGADEILMDIRYLRRLWDQIGEQIKTIGAPSVIYEDLGLALRTLRDLVSPRIEKIRIDSRETFQKTTQFVAELMPEIADRLEHYPGERPIFDLYGVEDEIQKALERKVPLKSGGYLVIDPAEAMTTIDVNTGAFVGHRNLEETIFKTNLEAATAIARQMRLRNMGGIIIIDFIDMEDAEHQRQVLRTLEKQLERDHAKTNIIGITELGLVQMTRKRTRESLEQVLCEPCSSCQGRGKLKTPETICYEIFREILREARAYQAIGYRVLANQKVVDRLLDEESGNVAELEAFIGRTIRFQVETMYSQEQYDVVLL
- a CDS encoding Maf family protein, yielding MPQLHLASGSPRRRELLSQIGVTFTTLAADIDETPLQNESPTDYVARLARGKADAGLLSLANDSGYPTACVLGADTAVVLDGRILGKPVDEADALAMLAALSNREHEVLTAVAVVDQQRCETRTVSSRVRFRAVSAEEARAYWASGEPQDKAGSYAIQGLAAIFVESLNGSYSAVVGLPLCETAEILQRFGIPCWQCMEGNPS
- the mreD gene encoding rod shape-determining protein MreD; translation: MARHAPPRNGWVVWLTFAIGLLLSVSPLPQFMEIFRPLWLALLLAFWALALPHKVGMVTAWMLGLAEDVLYGTLLGQNALILTLITFLVLSLQQRLRMFPMWQQCLVILVIFGLAQLVQLWLSALTGNRQPTLALVLPALVSALLWPWVSYGLRGLRTRLKIN
- the mreC gene encoding rod shape-determining protein MreC, producing MGVRLLVLVVLSVAVMVVDARFTLLKPVRSQMSLVLMQSYWIADLPERLYQGVASQFGSRTELAAENEKLKTENLLLQGRLQKLAALTEQNVRLRELLNSSALVNEKVEVAELIGMDPNPFTHRIIINKGERDGVVLGQPVLDARGLMGQVVELMPYTSRVLLLTDTTHSIPVQVNRNGLRAIASGTGNPERLELRHVADTADIKEGDLLVSSGLGQRFPAGYPVATVKEVIHDSGQPFAIVRAVPTAALNRSRYLLLVFSDGRSPEERAADAAQQQESLDRQTADPAGVPSATLPATPASTAAPAKPAATHATPGPSTSTAQPAAATPAKTQTTKPVAKPPAKPATGTAPATTAPSTSRSAPATPRSAPETPRQREE
- the mreB gene encoding rod shape-determining protein MreB, giving the protein MFKKLRGMFSSDLSIDLGTANTLIYVRERGIVLNEPSVVAIRTHGNQKSVVAVGMEAKRMLGRTPGNIAAIRPMKDGVIADFSVCEKMLQYFINKVHENSFLQPSPRVLICVPCKSTQVERRAIRESALGAGAREVFLIEEPMAAAIGAGLPVEEARGSMVVDIGGGTTEIALISLNGVVYAESVRVGGDRFDEAIITYVRRNYGSLIGESTAERIKQEIGTAYPGGEVREVDVRGRNLAEGVPRAFTLNSNEVLEALQESLATIVQAVKSALEQSPPELASDIAERGLVLTGGGALLRDLDKLLAQETGLPVIVAEDPLTCVARGGGRALEMMDKHTMDLLSSE